One segment of Methylotuvimicrobium sp. KM2 DNA contains the following:
- a CDS encoding RNA-binding protein, translating to MRLILVRIPADTNKQDIKRFFEPLLKRRFFFKKKSIENIEILKLHDSSTNSCEYHALVTIEPDSFAKRAILKLNRKPINGKHIAVREYHNRYWHNDLRQQNNTLNPNMPNRRIMDRRRKNLRVLESDDIRITGHKNFHRTF from the coding sequence ATGCGCCTCATATTAGTCAGAATACCTGCCGATACGAATAAGCAGGATATCAAGCGATTTTTTGAACCTCTACTTAAACGAAGGTTTTTTTTCAAAAAAAAGAGCATCGAAAATATTGAAATATTGAAACTGCATGATTCCAGCACTAATTCCTGCGAATATCACGCACTAGTGACTATAGAGCCCGATTCGTTTGCTAAACGGGCAATATTGAAATTGAATCGAAAACCGATCAACGGTAAGCATATTGCTGTCAGGGAATATCACAATCGCTATTGGCATAACGATCTACGGCAACAAAATAACACTTTAAATCCTAATATGCCCAATAGACGCATTATGGATAGGCGGCGCAAAAATTTACGCGTATTAGAGAGCGATGATATTCGTATTACCGGACATAAAAATTTTCACCGTACTTTTTAA
- a CDS encoding accessory factor UbiK family protein: MFDPKAIDDIANRLANAMPPGLSHLKEDLEKNFHAVLQGTLGKLDLVTREEFEVQKAVLTKTRTKLEDLEIRVAALEKQLDQNPSDQANG, encoded by the coding sequence ATGTTCGACCCCAAAGCCATCGACGATATCGCTAACCGCCTGGCGAATGCCATGCCGCCCGGCTTGTCCCATTTGAAAGAAGACCTGGAAAAAAACTTCCATGCGGTTTTACAAGGCACTCTCGGCAAACTGGACCTGGTCACCCGCGAAGAGTTTGAAGTACAAAAAGCCGTGTTAACGAAAACACGAACGAAACTCGAAGACCTGGAGATTCGCGTTGCCGCGTTGGAAAAGCAACTTGATCAAAACCCATCCGATCAAGCTAATGGATAA
- a CDS encoding helix-turn-helix domain-containing protein: MQELNTFKLIDRISTLVRSEERKKYTSLGLQPIQGQIIDYLAQCNNMSDTPASVAEYFGLTKGTVSQSLQVLERKGYIEKKPNDQDRRILHLRLSAAGESVLKEMQSYDIYPAAEQAIPKEQFNALNQALLSTLLALQKSNNLKSFGVCYTCYYFSELDQHYHCDLMQQPLNQQEALKICREHVLFEGNDR, encoded by the coding sequence ATGCAGGAATTAAACACGTTTAAATTGATCGACAGAATCAGCACGCTGGTGCGTTCGGAAGAACGAAAAAAATACACCTCGCTGGGTTTGCAACCGATACAGGGACAAATTATTGATTATTTAGCTCAATGCAATAACATGAGCGACACGCCCGCCTCTGTCGCCGAATATTTCGGCCTGACCAAAGGCACGGTTTCGCAATCGTTACAAGTGCTCGAGCGAAAAGGCTATATCGAAAAAAAACCGAACGATCAAGACCGGCGTATCTTGCATTTGCGTCTTTCAGCAGCCGGTGAGTCTGTTTTAAAGGAAATGCAATCTTATGACATTTATCCTGCTGCCGAGCAAGCGATTCCTAAGGAACAATTTAATGCGCTAAACCAGGCATTGCTGTCGACGCTTTTAGCATTGCAAAAAAGCAACAATTTAAAAAGTTTTGGCGTCTGTTACACATGCTATTATTTTTCAGAGCTTGATCAACATTATCACTGCGATTTAATGCAACAGCCGCTGAATCAGCAGGAAGCCTTGAAGATTTGCCGTGAGCATGTTCTGTTTGAAGGTAATGATAGGTGA